From Triticum aestivum cultivar Chinese Spring chromosome 4A, IWGSC CS RefSeq v2.1, whole genome shotgun sequence, a single genomic window includes:
- the LOC123085335 gene encoding uncharacterized protein isoform X1: protein MSSDSDNDSDSYEERKKRVCHHVQSMSNIYAGASTLAGKYCDNYLIKADPRNSILSGFGWLQETVSTPGETYTMLRMNARLFFQLHDLLVKKYGFKSTCFVSSYEALAMFLWTLGGCESNRRTQNRFKHSGDTVHRKFHEVLLCVVKMAADYLKPKDPNFSSVHPRIQKDRRAYPHLKDCIGALDGTHVRATIPAGDQVRYIGRSGSTTQNVLAICDFDMHFMYTSVGQPGSMHDTSVLYHAIEADKDTFPHPPKGKYYLVDAGYPNRPGYLAPYKGERYHVPDFQRGVAPRTPKEKFNKIHSSKRNVIERAFGVWKMKWQILLKMPNYSVETQKMIVAATMTLHNYVRYHDKGDLHFLRVDRDPNYVPTIPSRYQRYAIPPNASDVSTSEASDKDMDLFRNRLATNIALGW from the exons ATGTCATCGGATAGTGACAATGATAGTGATAGTTATGAAGAAAGGAAGAAGAGGGTATGCCACCATGTCCAATCAATGTCCAACATCTATGCCGGTGCATCAACACTTGCAGGGAAGTACTGTGACAACTATTTGATCAAGGCAGACCCAAGGAATTCTATTCTCAGTGGGTTCGGATGGCTGCAGGAGACGGTCTCAACACCTGGAGAAACATATACCATGTTGAGGATGAACGCACGCCTCTTCTTTCAATTGCATGACTTGTTGGTCAAAAAGTATGGCTTCAAATCAACCTGTTTCGTAAGCAGTTATGAAGCGCTTGCAATGTTCTTGTGGACATTAGGGGGTTGCGAGTCTAATAGGAGAACACAAAATCGTTTCAAGCACTCAGGAGATACAGTCCACCGGAAGTTTCATGAGGTTTTACTCTGTGTGGTTAAGATGGCAGCAGATTACCTGAAACCTAAGGACCCAAACTTTAGTAGTGTGCACCCAAGGATTCAAAAGGATAGAAGGGCTTATCCACATCTTAAGGACTGCATCGGCGCACTAGATGGTACTCACGTCAGAGCTACCATTCCTGCTGGCGACCAAGTTAGATACATTGGAAGGTCAGGATCAACAACACAGAATGTTCTGGCAATATGTGATTTTGACATGCATTTCATGTACACTTCAGTTGGTCAACCCGGCTCTATGCATGATACCAGTGTCTTGTATCATGCAATTGAAGCTGACAAAGATACCTTCCCTCATCCTCCAAAGG GTAAGTACTATCTTGTGGACGCGGGCTATCCTAATAGACCTGGATATCTCGCACCTTACAAGGGAGAAAGGTACCACGTGCCTGATTTTCAACGAGGTGTGGCGCCAAGAACACCTAAGGAGAAATTTAACAAGATACACTCATCCAAGCGTAATGTGATCGAGAGAGCATTTGGTGTGTGGAAAATGAAGTGGCAGATTCTACTAAAGATGCCCAATTATTCAGTTGAAACTCAAAAGATGATAGTGGCTGCCACTATGACCCTTCACAACTACGTTCGATATCATGATAAGGGTGATCTTCACTTTCTTCGAGTCGACAGAGATCCCAACTATGTCCCAACTATCCCTTCAAGGTATCAACGGTATGCCATCCCTCCGAATGCATCAGATGTGTCAACCTCGGAGGCTAGTGATAAAGACATGGACCTGTTCCGTAATAGACTAGCAACTAATATTGCTCTTGGTTGGTGA
- the LOC123085334 gene encoding probable carboxylesterase 17, producing the protein MIRRRMGALHVGEPRVSFQQQVGKNGGGHGAVVEEIHGLIRVYKDGHVERLPAIPDVPCTWGSTAAGSGVLARDVAVDRATGVWARLYAPAAAAGKVPVVVYFHGGGFSVGSAAWSCYHEFVAQLPARAGCAVMSVDYRLAPENRLPAAFDDGLTALRWLRQQAGRNNAAASDEVSWWRGRCRFDRVFLMGDSAGAAIAFHVAARAGQGQLGALAPLSVKGAVLIQPFFGGEARTASEKSMPQPAGSALSLSTSDSYWRMALPAGAGRDHPWCNPLARGAPRLEALALPAVLVCISEADILRDRNLELCRALRKAGKSVEQATYGGVGHAFQVLHNCHLSQPRTQEMLAHIRAFVSARSS; encoded by the coding sequence ATGAtaaggaggaggatgggggcacTGCACGTCGGCGAGCCGCGGGTCAGCTTCCAGCAGCAGGTCGGCAAGAACGGCGGGGGCCACGGCGCCGTCGTGGAGGAGATACACGGGCTCATCCGCGTGTACAAGGACGGGCACGTGGAGCGCCTCCCGGCGATCCCCGACGTGCCCTGCACGTGGGGCTCGACGGCCGCCGGGAGCGGCGTCCTCGCGCGCGACGTGGCGGTCGACCGCGCCACGGGGGTGTGGGCGCGCCTGTACGCGCCGGCCGCCGCGGCGGGGAAGGTCCCCGTGGTGGTCTACTTCCACGGCGGCGGGTTCAGCGTCGGCTCCGCGGCGTGGAGCTGCTACCACGAGTTCGTCGCCCAGCTCCCCGCGCGGGCGGGCTGCGCCGTGATGTCCGTCGACTACCGCCTGGCGCCGGAGAACCGGCTGCCCGCGGCCTTCGACGACGGGCTCACGGCGCTGCGGTGGCTGCGGCAGCAGGCGGGCAGAAACAACGCCGCCGCCTCCGACGAGGTCTCCTGGTGGCGCGGCCGGTGCAGGTTCGACCGCGTGTTCCTGATGGGCGACAGCGCGGGCGCCGCCATCGCGTTCCACGTCGCGGCGCGGGCCGGGCAGGGCCAGCTGGGCGCGCTGGCGCCGCTCTCGGTGAAGGGGGCCGTACTGATCCAGCCCTTCTTCGGCGGGGAGGCCCGCACGGCGTCGGAGAAGAGCATGCCGCAGCCAGCGGGGTCGGCGCTGAGCCTCTCCACCTCGGACAGCTACTGGCGCATGGCGCTCCCGGCGGGCGCCGGGCGCGACCACCCCTGGTGCAACCCGCTGGCCCGCGGCGCGCCCCGGCTGGAGGCCCTGGCGCTGCCGGCCGTGCTGGTGTGCATCTCGGAGGCGGACATCCTGCGCGACCGGAACCTGGAGCTGTGCAGGGCGCTGCGCAAGGCCGGCAAGAGCGTGGAGCAGGCGACGTACGGCGGCGTGGGGCACGCCTTCCAGGTGCTCCACAACTGCCACCTGTCCCAGCCGCGCACGCAGGAGATGCTCGCCCACATCCGGGCCTTCGTCAGCGCCAGGTCCAGCTGA
- the LOC123085335 gene encoding L10-interacting MYB domain-containing protein isoform X2 — translation MSADWSDDNTTILTELFVQQVRAGNRPDKHLTQNAYEEVAKDFKVRTGLEYTRLQLKNKWDKLKTDYSNFRKLKLKETGGGWDYERNTIKQDDEWWKKAKIDIPGCGKFRKRGLRNENNLSIMFADITSDGTDHWNPASGTIPQSSSATSVFNVDDIQDVDLEETQTGESHADGKGKRLGRYVDGNNKKPKTSLVIQEQITRVGDIAERTQSSFESYMKKEESSSITSVMDLVVECGAIVGSDEYFIASELFVKREQREMFLHMTESAARLDWLRRKYNSKYGH, via the exons ATGTCTGCCGATTGGAGTGACGATAACACTACGATCTTGACCGAGCTCTTTGTCCAACAAGTGCGTGCTGGCAATAGGCCAGACAAGCACTTGACTCAAAATGCTTATGAGGAAGTTGCGAAGGATTTTAAAGTCAGAACAGGCCTGGAGTACACCAGGCTCCAACTAAAGAACAAGTGGGATAAGTTGAAGACTGATTACAGCAATTTCAGAAAACTCAAATTGAAGGAGACTGGTGGTGGGTGGGACTATGAGAGAAACACCATCAAAcaagatgatgaatggtggaagaAAGCAAAGATA GACATCCCTGGCTGTGGCAAGTTCCGAAAGCGCGGACTTCGAAATGAGAATAACTTATCTATCATGTTTGCTGACATCACAAGTGATGGTACAGATCACTGGAATCCTGCTTCAGGCACCATTCCCCAATCTAGCAGTGCAACTTCAGTTTTCAATGTGGACGACATACAAGATGTTGATCTGGAGGAGACCCAAACAGGTGAGTCACATGCCGATGGAAAAGGGAAGAGACTTGGCAGGTATGTGGATGGCAATAACAAGAAGCCAAAGACATCTCTTGTTATACAAGAACAGATAACCAGGGTTGGAGATATAGCAGAGAGGACCCAATCCAGCTTTGAGTCATACATGAAGAAAGAAGAGAGTTCATCGATTACTTCTGTGATGGATCtggttgttgagtgtggtgcaatAGTAGGCAGTGATGAATATTTCATTGCTAGTGAACTATTTGTGAAGCGAGAGCAGAGAGAGATGTTCCTGCATATGACTGAAAGTGCTGCTCGTTTAGATTGGTTGCGTAGGAAATACAACAGCAAGTATGGGCATTAG